From Nymphaea colorata isolate Beijing-Zhang1983 chromosome 6, ASM883128v2, whole genome shotgun sequence, a single genomic window includes:
- the LOC116256366 gene encoding zinc finger CCCH domain-containing protein 15-like isoform X2: MEPTNSSSSGAARTSGYSTAITIAPEPTSPRQEDISTLTCLTFNYKEMAERYHWRLREAAMEVAALREENEMLREANADLTRKLSMFNSSFWSQGYLAYPASSSVPFLAEFQRLNIEDDTLGGGLPAGLTDSSPTSVLSFEEPPPIDNARMVAAAESTGTSGTGRIALPKSIAIRSAGFLKMSQPGRSGRISNHPSRVRLSSPVSGMRVRVSSGKEEASEVEVEAFKQGTFKTELCNKWQQSGECPYNDHCQFAHGIEELRPVIRHPRYKTELCKMVVAGETCPYGHRCHFRHALTDEERVSATRLQ, from the exons ATGGAGCCAACAAACAGCTCAAGCAGCGGTGCCGCCCGTACCTCAGGGTACAGCACCGCCATTACCATCGCCCCGGAGCCTACTTCTCCACGGCAAGAGGATATCAGCACCTTGACTTGCTTAACTTTCAACTATAAGGAGATGGCTGAGAGGTACCATTGGCGCCTGCGGGAGGCAGCCATGGAGGTTGCTGCTCTACGAGAAGAAAACGAAATGCTTCGGGAGGCAAACGCGGATCTCACGCGGAAGCTCAGCATGTTCAACAGCTCGTTCTGGAGTCAAGGATACCTCGCTTATCCTGCCTCCTCTTCTGTTCCTTTTCTCGCTGAATTCCAGCGGCTCAACATTGAAGATGACACCCTGGGAGGAGGGCTTCCTGCTGGATTGACGGACAGCAGTCCAACGAGCGTGCTGAGCTTCGAGGAACCTCCCCCCATCGATAATGCGCGCATGGTAGCGGCGGCGGAGTCGACGGGGACGAGCGGCACCGGTCGTATCGCACTTCCGAAAAGCATAGCTATTCGATCGGCAGGGTTCCTGAAAATGAGCCAGCCAGGCAGGAGCGGGAGAATCTCAAATCACCCGAGCCGAGTCCGACTCTCCAGTCCGGTTTCTGGGATG AGGGTTCGCGTTTCGAGCGGGAAGGAGGAGGCGTCTGAAGTGGAGGTGGAGGCATTCAAGCAGGGGACATTCAAGACCGAGTTATGCAACAAGTGGCAGCAGAGCGGGGAATGCCCCTACAACGACCACTGCCAGTTCGCTCACGGCATCGAGGAACTTCGACCTGTCATCCGCCACCCTCGCTACAAAACAGAGCTCTGCAAGATGGTGGTTGCCGGAGAGACCTGTCCATACGGCCATCGCTGCCACTTTCGTCATGCTCTCACGGACGAGGAGAGGGTCTCTGCTACCCGTCTTCAGTGA
- the LOC116256366 gene encoding zinc finger CCCH domain-containing protein 15-like isoform X1, with protein MEPTNSSSSGAARTSGYSTAITIAPEPTSPRQEDISTLTCLTFNYKEMAERYHWRLREAAMEVAALREENEMLREANADLTRKLSMFNSSFWSQGYLAYPASSSVPFLAEFQRLNIEDDTLGGGLPAGLTDSSPTSVLSFEEPPPIDNARMVAAAESTGTSGTGRIALPKSIAIRSAGFLKMSQPGRSGRISNHPSRVRLSSPVSGMQRVRVSSGKEEASEVEVEAFKQGTFKTELCNKWQQSGECPYNDHCQFAHGIEELRPVIRHPRYKTELCKMVVAGETCPYGHRCHFRHALTDEERVSATRLQ; from the exons ATGGAGCCAACAAACAGCTCAAGCAGCGGTGCCGCCCGTACCTCAGGGTACAGCACCGCCATTACCATCGCCCCGGAGCCTACTTCTCCACGGCAAGAGGATATCAGCACCTTGACTTGCTTAACTTTCAACTATAAGGAGATGGCTGAGAGGTACCATTGGCGCCTGCGGGAGGCAGCCATGGAGGTTGCTGCTCTACGAGAAGAAAACGAAATGCTTCGGGAGGCAAACGCGGATCTCACGCGGAAGCTCAGCATGTTCAACAGCTCGTTCTGGAGTCAAGGATACCTCGCTTATCCTGCCTCCTCTTCTGTTCCTTTTCTCGCTGAATTCCAGCGGCTCAACATTGAAGATGACACCCTGGGAGGAGGGCTTCCTGCTGGATTGACGGACAGCAGTCCAACGAGCGTGCTGAGCTTCGAGGAACCTCCCCCCATCGATAATGCGCGCATGGTAGCGGCGGCGGAGTCGACGGGGACGAGCGGCACCGGTCGTATCGCACTTCCGAAAAGCATAGCTATTCGATCGGCAGGGTTCCTGAAAATGAGCCAGCCAGGCAGGAGCGGGAGAATCTCAAATCACCCGAGCCGAGTCCGACTCTCCAGTCCGGTTTCTGGGATG CAGAGGGTTCGCGTTTCGAGCGGGAAGGAGGAGGCGTCTGAAGTGGAGGTGGAGGCATTCAAGCAGGGGACATTCAAGACCGAGTTATGCAACAAGTGGCAGCAGAGCGGGGAATGCCCCTACAACGACCACTGCCAGTTCGCTCACGGCATCGAGGAACTTCGACCTGTCATCCGCCACCCTCGCTACAAAACAGAGCTCTGCAAGATGGTGGTTGCCGGAGAGACCTGTCCATACGGCCATCGCTGCCACTTTCGTCATGCTCTCACGGACGAGGAGAGGGTCTCTGCTACCCGTCTTCAGTGA